One segment of Drosophila mauritiana strain mau12 chromosome 3R, ASM438214v1, whole genome shotgun sequence DNA contains the following:
- the LOC117146125 gene encoding adenosine deaminase-like protein: MEQFLKGLPKVELHAHLNGSLGIKSLCDLGERLYGNSSEDFLKLCARFSQFEKDMDACFEKFAFVHELTSTRDGLRFATELAVRDFAEDNVQYVELRTTPKANENYSRRDYLQTVIDAIKEASETYPEITVKLLPSINRAEPVDVAEETVSLAVELAQAHPNLILGIDLSGNPGKGRFSDFAPILAQARDTGLKLAIHCAEIENPSEVKEMLQFGMSRCGHGTFLTPEDIEQLKQRSIAIECCLTSNVKSGTVPSLEEHHLKRIMEADAPKVICTDDSGVFDTTLTKEFLIAAETFGLTREQCIDLTLEAVHHSFASEQEQIQMTDRVENYAVIYAK; the protein is encoded by the coding sequence ATGGAGCAGTTTCTAAAAGGTTTGCCCAAAGTGGAGCTCCATGCTCACCTCAACGGTTCCTTGGGCATCAAAAGCCTATGTGATCTTGGCGAGCGATTGTATGGAAACTCCTCTGAAGATTTCCTGAAGTTGTGCGCGCGCTTCAGTCAGTTTGAAAAGGATATGGATGCATGCTTCGAGAAGTTTGCTTTTGTGCATGAGTTGACCTCCACCCGGGATGGTCTGCGATTTGCCACAGAGCTGGCTGTTCGGGATTTCGCTGAGGACAACGTCCAGTATGTAGAACTGAGGACCACTCCCAAGGCGAACGAAAACTATTCACGCAGGGATTACCTGCAGACCGTGATCGATGCAATCAAGGAAGCTAGCGAAACGTATCCAGAGATAACAGTCAAACTACTGCCCTCCATCAATCGAGCGGAACCAGTGGACGTGGCTGAGGAAACAGTTTCCCTGGCTGTGGAGTTGGCACAGGCTCATCCAAATCTTATCTTAGGCATCGATCTAAGCGGTAATCCAGGCAAGGGGCGGTTTTCAGACTTTGCTCCTATTCTTGCACAGGCCCGAGATACGGGTCTGAAATTAGCTATACACTGTGCCGAGATCGAGAATCCATCGGAGGTGAAGGAAATGCTGCAGTTTGGAATGTCCCGCTGTGGACATGGAACTTTTCTTACTCCCGAGGACATTGAGCAACTTAAACAACGAAGTATAGCCATTGAATGCTGCCTCACCAGTAATGTTAAGTCGGGAACAGTGCCAAGCTTGGAGGAGCACCACTTGAAAAGAATAATGGAGGCAGATGCACCCAAGGTTATCTGCACGGACGACAGCGGCGTTTTTGATACCACATTGACAAAGGAGTTTCTGATTGCTGCCGAAACTTTCGGTCTAACCCGTGAGCAATGCATCGATTTGACCTTGGAGGCAGTGCATCATTCATTCGCCAGCGAACAGGAGCAAATACAGATGACGGATAGGGTGGAAAACTACGCAGTCATATAcgccaaataa
- the LOC117142351 gene encoding protein Red, protein MSDAHLEAPPSVRLTNDDFRKLLATPRAPPPGSGTSSTSAGGSLATATFATPSTAPGATGLSGEKKKGQSSSERNDLRRKKKNFYAALKKQEDVKLQELSEKYRDRARERRDGANPDYVNVSTPGHGSNTNTYRAVAPDMKSGIDAQERRRRIIQESKFLGGDIQHTHLVKGLDYALLQKVRSELHSKEAEEEEIAAAVEREKLAEEAAAAEQLEAERRESEDINAINGALARNIYNLVQARRSKEIPRNELFAPGRMAYVIDLDDELGESDIPTTLKRSKFEVPVSQEDVATLTTNDIVINKLSQILSYLRAGGRNKKNKKRDKDKPLFYEKEVENLRGSSSNGGSSRHATSSSSNMEGKSAPLGDNIYDDIGDYQPTATRADRNRQEQGKPAPSYFGDGPPEASEEPIISSIPPPPKISKAMAARFAEPEGYAECYPGLEEMNDAIDDSDDEVDYTKMDLGNKKGPIGRWDFDTQEEYSDYMSTKEALPKAAFQYGVKMQDGRKTRKNKTEKNEKAELDREWQKIQTIIQKRKLPKDGGGGGGGGDEPDYKSAKY, encoded by the exons ATGTCGGATGCCCACTTGGAAGCACCGCCTTCGGTGCGACTGACCAACGATGACTTTCGCAAGCTGCTAGCGACGCCCCGAGCTCCTCCTCCTGGCTCAGGGACGAGCAGCACCTCCGCTGGAGGATCTCTGGCCACTGCTACCTTTGCCACGCCATCCACCGCCCCCGGGGCGACAGGATTGAGTGGTGAAAAGAAGAAGGGTCAGAGCAGCAGCGAGCGGAATGATCTGCGGCGCAAGAAAAAGAACTTCTATGCGGCGCTCAAGAAGCAGGAGGATGTTAAGCTGCAAGAGCTGTCCGAGAAGTATAGGGACCGAGCACGAGAACGACGTGATGGTGCCAATCCAGATTACGTGAACGTGAGCACGCCGGGACACGGAAGCAACACCAATACGTATCGAGCCGTAGCGCCAGATATGAAATCCGGAATCGATGCCCAGGAACGTAGAAGACGTATCATTCAGGAGTCCAAGTTCTTGGGTGGTGACATCCAGCATACGCATTTGGTGAAGGGTCTTGATTACGCCCTTCTGCAGAAAGTGCGCTCCGAGCTGCACTCCAAGGaagcggaggaggaggagattGCCGCCGCCGTTGAAAGGGAAAAGCTCGCCGAAGAAGCTGCCGCCGCCGAGCAATTGGAAGCGGAGCGCCGCGAGTCGGAGGATATTAATGCAATCAACGGTGCTCTGGCGCGCAATATTTACAATCTAGTGCAGGCAAGGCGTTCTAAAGAAATTCCCCGCAATGAGCTATTTGCTCCAGGACGGATGGCCTATGTGATCGACCTGGATGACGAGCTAGGGGAGTCGGATATTCCAACCACACTGAAGCGCTCCAAGTTCGAGGTGCCGGTGTCACAAGAGGATGTGGCCACGCTGACCACCAATGACATTGTGATCAACAAGCTGTCCCAAATCCTGAGCTATCTACGTGCCGGTGGTCGCAACAAGAAGAACAAAAAGCGCGACAAGGACAAACCGCTGTTCTACGAAAAGGAGGTGGAAAATCTTCGTGGATCGTCTAGCAATGGTGGCTCCAGTCGGCACGCCACCTCGTCCTCATCGAACATGGAAGGGAAATCAGCTCCCCTGGGCGATAATATCTACGACGATATAGGGGACTACCAACCCACTGCCACGCGAGCTGACCGAAACCGCCAGGAGCAAGGCAAGCCCGCCCCCTCATACTTTGGAGACGGCCCGCCGGAGGCATCAGAGGAGCCGATCATATCCAGTATTCCCCCGCCACCCAAGATATCCAAGGCCATGGCCGCACGGTTCGCTGAACCCGAGGGCTACGCAGAATGCTATCCCGGGCTGGAGGAGATGAACGACGCCATCGACGACTCGGACGATGAGGTGGATTACACCAAGATGGATTTGGGCAATAAAAAGGGGCCCATTGGACGCTGGGACTTTGACACGCAGGAGGAGTACTCCGACTACATGAGCACGAAGGAGGCGCTGCCCAAGGCTGCCTTCCAGTACGGCGTCAAGATGCAGGACGGTCGCAAGACGCGCAAGAACAAAACCGAGAAGAACGAGAAGGCCGAGCTCGATAGGGAGTGGCAGAAGATTCAG ACAATCATTCAAAAGCGAAAACTGCCAAAGGACGGTggaggcggcggtggtggtggcgatGAACCCGATTACAAATCCGCAAAGTACTAG
- the LOC117142350 gene encoding jmjC domain-containing histone demethylation protein 1 produces the protein MSTAVETGSSPAKSNSNNNSSGGNNSGNNNNGNGNLSPNAKGVQRRQLRERKQRKLYLEEWSLGDEDGEGTRGFSVAEKLESSKFAQAGMVREMRGCDLTVAFLQQHGFNIPLLFRDKAGLGLRMPDPQEFTVNDVRLCVGSRRLLDVMDVNTQKNLQMTMKEWQQYYDSPQKDRLLNVISLEFSHTRLDRFVQSPEIVRQIDWVDVVWPKQLKDAQREGTNLLGGMMYPKVQKYCLMSVKNCYTDFHIDFGGTSVWYHILRGSKVFWLIPPTDRNLQLYEKWVLSGKQADIFFGDTVEKCARVYLTAGNTFFIPTGWIHAVYTPTQSLVFGGNFLHSFGIVKQLKTASVEDSTKVPQKFRYPFFTEMLWYVLARYVHTLLGHSHLEGEASLSEDEMAARPHTHLTHHELFGLKEIVMYLYDLPPQKKNVPSLVLDPVALIKDVRSLVERHCKDQQDLAITGVSVLKSPPGSQPPFLLYDRTRVKQEIKQEIARKNAEVIREQQQLEAGRAREAESDTSQSTGVGSAIGMGAGVEYSNGVMKKEQLENGSGVSVGGHGSQPEATFALPTDTLKYRPPKKMHLATALVAAAASSSSGGGGPVAGVGGSTVVGSSHSPTGGGVGPVTGGAISVIATSSSYIEGGQVGGILNVDNCHSPEGGGAKLSPNLTGTGQPRRRRTRCKNCAACQRSDCGTCPFCMDMVKFGGPGRAKQTCMMRQCLSPMLPVTAQCVYCHLDGWRQTPVSPQTKQLASADGPSALMECSVCYEIAHPDCALSQLDGTEDAADAKGIVNEDLPNSWECPSCCRSGKNYDYKPRHFRARQKSSEVRRVSVSHGPGGAEGHADGNALLPPPVGQYNDFVFTSESEMESGTVSGHMTHWKHGMKRHHQLEVKTERNNSCDTPSPGISPNAIGGDSKVGKRRKSDDGTSVSSSMHESNDAPCGSSAEGAGGAGTANISTNQWSGSGGGGGSRKKNSIRSQLAQQMLNSSTRVLKKPQYVVRPASGTGSSSSSGNGGSASATNGISNGSNQSGVNSCGAGNGERGTNNGGLSGLNGLGNQHHSSTQNLALDPTVLKIIFRYLPQDTLVTCCSVCKVWSNAAVDPDLWKKMNCSEHKMSASLLTAIVRRQPEHLILDWTQIAKRQLAWLVARLPALKNLSLQNCPIQAVLALHTCLCPPLQTLDLSFVRGLNDAAIRDILSPPKDSRPGLSDSKTRLRDLKVMKLAGTDISDVAVRYITQSLPYLRHLDLSSCQRITDAGVAQIGTSTTAIARLTELNLSACRLVSENALEHLAKCEGLIWLDLRHVPQVSTQSVIRFASNSKHDLCVRDIKLVERRRRNSTTATRSWHHD, from the exons ATGTCCACTGCCGTTGAAACGGGGTCGTCGCCTGCCAAgagcaatagcaacaacaatagcagcggcggcaacaacagcggcaacaacaacaacggcaacggcAATCTCAGTCCAAATGCAAAAGGCGTGCAGCGGCGTCAACTG CGCGAGAGGAAGCAGCGCAAGCTCTACCTGGAGGAATGGTCGCTGGGCGACGAGGACGGCGAGGGGACGCGGGGATTCAGCGTTGCCGAGAAGCTCGAATCTTCAAAGTTCGCGCAGGCGGGAATGGTGCGCGAGATGCGCGGATGCGATCTCACCGTAGC TTTCCTCCAACAGCACGGCTTCAACATCCCGCTGTTATTCCGGGACAAAGCGGGCTTGGGTTTACGAATGCCCGATCCGCAGGAGTTCACCGTGAACGATGTGCGACTGTGCGTGGGATCCAGGCGACTCCTCGACGTCATGGACGTGAACACGCAGAAGAACCTGCAGATGACCATGAAGGAGTGGCAGCAGTACTATGACAGTCCGCAGAAGGACCGTCTGCTAAACGTGATCTCGCTGGAGTTCTCGCACACCCGCCTGGACAGGTTCGTTCAGAGTCCGGAGATCGTGCGCCAGATCGACTGGGTGGATGTGGTCTGGCCCAAGCAGCTGAAGGACGCCCAGCGGGAGGGCACCAATCTGCTGGGCGGCATGATGTACCCGAAGGTGCAGAAATACTGCCTGATGTCAGTGAAGAACTGCTACACGGATTTTCACATTGACTTCGGCGGGACTTCCGTTTGGTATCACATCTTAAGAGGGAGCAAAGTATTTTGGCTAATTCCACCCACCGACCGTAATCTGCAGTTGTATGAAAAGTGGGTTCTCTCTGGCAAACAGGCCGACATTTTCTTTGGAGATACAGTGGAGAAATGTGCCAGGGTTTATTTAACGGCGGGGAACACCTTCTTCATACCCACCGGCTGGATACACGCAGTGTACACGCCCACCCAATCCCTCGTATTTGGAGGAAATTTCCTACACTCCTTCGGAATAGTGAAGCAACTTAAAACCGCTAGTGTTGAGGATAGCACGAAAGTGCCCCAGAAGTTCCGGTACCCCTTCTTCACGGAGATGCTGTGGTACGTCCTTGCTCGCTATGTTCACACGCTACTGGGCCACTCACACCTGGAAGGTGAGGCCTCGTTGAGCGAGGATGAAATGGCTGCCCGTCCGCATACCCATCTTACGCACCATGAGCTCTTTGGACTAAAGGAGATCGTTATGTATTTGTACGATCTGCCGCCGCAGAAGAAAAATGTGCCCAGCCTGGTTCTGGATCCTGTGGCCCTGATCAAAGACGTCCGATCGTTGGTCGAGCGTCACTGCAAGGATCAGCAAGATCTCGCGATTACTGGTGTGTCAGTGTTAAAGTCGCCACCAGGATCGCAGCCACCCTTCTTGTTGTATGATCGCACACGCGTGAAACAGGAGATAAAGCAGGAAATTGCACGCAAGAATGCAGAGGTAATACGGGAACAACAGCAATTGGAGGCGGGCAGAGCCAGGGAGGCCGAATCGGATACGTCTCAATCCACTGGAGTGGGATCAGCCATCGGAATGGGGGCTGGAGTCGAGTACAGTAACGGAGTTATGAAGAAGGAGCAATTGGAGAACGGTAGCGGAGTATCAGTTGGCGGGCACGGATCACAGCCAG AGGCCACCTTTGCCCTTCCCACCGATACGCTTAAGTATCGCCCACCCAAGAAGATGCATTTGGCCACCGCGTTGGTGGCAGCCGCTGCAAGCAGCAGCTCTGGAGGAGGCGGTCCAGTTGCAGGAGTGGGAGGATCAACGGTGGTGGGAAGCAGCCATAGTCCTACCGGCGGAGGGGTGGGCCCAGTCACAGGTGGCGCTATTAGTGTGATTGCCACCAGCTCCAGCTACATTGAAGGAGGACAAGTTGGAGGAATTCTCAACGTGGACAATTGCCATTCTCCAGAAGGGGGTGGCGCCAAACTGTCTCCAAATCTGACCGGTACCGGACAACCAAGACGTCGCAGGACGCGCTGCAAGAACTGTGCCGCCTGCCAGCGCTCTGACTGCGGCACCTGTCCCTTCTGTATGGATATGGTTAAGTTTGGTGGACCTGGTCGGGCCAAGCAAACGTGCATGATGCGGCAGTGTCTATCGCCAATGCTGCCGGTTACAGCGCAGTGTGTTTACTGCCATCTGGATGGATGGCGTCAGACACCAGTCTCTCCGCAGACCAAGCAACTGGCTTCCGCCGATGGGCCCTCCGCTCTAATGGAGTGTTCCGTGTGCTACGAGATCGCCCACCCGGACTGTGCTCTCTCGCAGTTAGATGGCACAGAGGACGCGGCGGACGCCAAGGGAATCGTAAATGAAGATCTGCCAAACAGTTGGGAGTGTCCCAGCTGCTGCCGCTCCGGCAAAAACTATGACTATAAG CCTCGCCATTTTCGGGCACGGCAAAAGTCCTCCGAAGTACGTCGCGTTTCTGTTTCCCATGGTCCAGGAGGCGCCGAAGGCCACGCGGATGGAAATGCATTGCTGCCGCCCCCGGTGGGCCAGTATAATGACTTTGTCTTCACCAGTGAGTCGGAAATGGAATCGGGAACTGTCAGTGGCCACATGACACATTGGAAACACGGAATGAAGCGCCACCATCAGCTGGAGGTTAAAACGGAGCGAAATAATAGCTGCGACACCCCATCGCCCGGCATCTCACCAAATGCCATTGGCGGCGACTCCAAAGTAGGAAAGCGGCGCAAGAGCGACGACGGAACGAGCGTTAGTAGCAGCATGCACGAGAGTAATGATGCTCCATGTGGCTCTTCGGCGGAGGGAGCTGGTGGTGCAGGAACTGCAAATATATCCACTAATCAGTGGAGCGGCAGTGGCGGCGGAGGTGGTTCCCGCAAGAAGAACTCAATACGATCACAGCTGGCCCAGCAAATGCTGAACTCGTCGACCCGAGTCCTCAAGAAACCCCAATATGTCGTGCGGCCAGCAAGTGGAACCGGCTCGTCTTCGTCCAGTGGAAATGGAGGAAGCGCATCCGCCACCAACGGAATCAGCAATGGCAGCAATCAAAGCGGTGTAAACTCCTGTGGAGCTGGCAACGGCGAGCGAGGAACCAATAACGGAGGATTGAGCGGCTTAAACGGCTTGGGCAATCAGCACCACAGTTCAACACAAAACCTGGCGTTGGACCCAACTGTGCTGAAGATCATATTTCGTTACCTTCCGCAGGACACGCTGGTCACCTGTTGCTCAGTATGCAAGGTATGGTCGAACGCAGCGGTCGATCCCGATTTGTGGAAGAAAATGAATTGCTCGGAGCACAAGATGTCAGCATCACTTTTGACAGCGATTGTGCGCAGGCAGCCGGAGCATCTCATTTTAGACTGGACGCAGATTGCCAAGAGGCAGTTGGCGTGGCTGGTGGCTCGCCTCCCGGCGCTCAAGAATCTCTCGCTGCAAAACTGCCCCATCCAGGCAGTGCTGGCACTGCACACCTGCCTTTGTCCACCGCTTCAAACTCTGGATCTCAGCTTTGTGAGAGGATTGAACGATGCTGCAATAAGGGACATCCTTTCGCCTCCAAAGGATTCGCGACCTGGCTTAAGTGACTCGAAGACGCGTCTAAGGGATCTCAAAGTAATGAAGCTGGCGGGAACAGATATCTCCGATGTGGCTGTGCGCTATATCACGCAGTCGTTACCGTATCTGCGGCATCTGGATCTTTCCTCCTGCCAACGTATCACGGATGCGGGCGTGGCACAAATAGGAACCTCCACCACAGCCATCGCTCGTCTCACGGAGCTTAATCTGAGCGCCTGCAGGCTCGTGTCTGAGAACGCTCTGGAGCACCTGGCCAAGTGCGAAGGCCTCATCTGGCTGGACCTGCGCCATGTGCCCCAGGTGAGCACCCAATCGGTGATTCGCTTTGCAAGCAACTCCAAGCATGATCTGTGCGTCAGAGACATCAAGCTGGTAGAGCGAAGGCGGAGGAACTCGACGACAGCAACCCGAAGCTGGCACCACGACTGA
- the LOC117146016 gene encoding uncharacterized protein LOC117146016, with protein MKPQSKRKSFPFNAPPPGGIMDFGFGSCSTFGNSVENDLVKWQHKRKSEQPAPSVLPPKMLITEERITQHFSGLSLDPKINVAASTAVSNNNSVANVTGGLATDDIPSTSTGKTHHPNPAYQMAAMELEQKLRNANRIVICDGLKPGSGPGSAPPVIPPEWLIKAIPRPCTALVPWQPSPLQMPMPGAKMVSTQIVAPMAAAPAVQELDDYDDDLEFFENNNTCSVNLNKSEQEHMDEDL; from the exons ATGAAGCCCCAGAGCAAGCGGAAGTCGTTCCCATTCAATGCGCCTCCTCCGGGCGGAATCATGGACTTCGGATTCGGGAGCTGCAGCACCTTCGGCAATTCGGTGGAGAATGACCTGGTAAAATGGCAGCACAAACGAAAATCGGAGCAGCCGGCACCCTCAGTGCT GCCACCCAAAATGCTTATAACCGAGGAGAGGATCACCCAGCATTTCAGCGGTCTATCGCTGGATCCGAAGATCAATGTAGCCGCCTCCACCGCTGttagcaacaacaatagcgTGGCCAACGTTACGGGCGGACTAGCCACGGATGATATACCGTCTACTAGCACCGGGAAGACCCATCACCCCAATCCTGCCTATCAAATGGCGGCCATGGAGCTGGAGCAGAAACTGCGCAATGCCAATCGCATTGTGATTTGTGATGGCCTCAAGCCGGGATCGGGTCCCGGTTCCGCTCCACCTGTAATACCACCGGAATGGCTGATCAAGGCCATACCGCGTCCCTGCACCGCCTTGGTGCCTTGGCAACCGTCGCCACTGCAGATGCCGATGCCGGGAGCCAAGATGGTGTCGACCCAAATAGTGGCACCCATGGCTGCGGCACCGGCGGTCCAGGAACTGGACGACTACGACGACGATCTGGAGTTCTTTGAGAACAACAACACGTGCAGCGTGAACCTAAACAAGTCTGAGCAGGAGCACATGGACGAAGACCTGTAG
- the LOC117146015 gene encoding bifunctional methylenetetrahydrofolate dehydrogenase/cyclohydrolase, mitochondrial isoform X3, whose product MRFTSNMAQIINGKAIAQEVRTQLAHELKEMEAAGYPKPHLTAVIVGEDPASEKYVANKMVACREVGISSETKRLPASTTQEELLQLIADLNKDPQVTGILVQLPVPEHINERTICNAVDVDKDVDGFNEVNIGRTALDMEANIPATPLGVKRLLEHMKIETLGRNAVVVGRSKNVSLPMAILLHADGKYATKAMDATVTICHRYTPPKELARHCRQADIIVVAVGKPGLITKDMVKPGACVIDVGINRIKDESTGQFKLVGDVDFEEVRQVAGHITPVPGGVGPMTVAMLMHNTLKAARKQFDDRKSS is encoded by the exons ATGCGATTCACAAG CAACATGGCTCAAATCATCAATGGCAAGGCCATAGCCCAGGAGGTGCGCACCCAACTAGCACACGAGCTCAAGGAAATGGAGGCTGCTGGCTATCCGAAGCCCCACCTCACGGCCGTCATTGTGGGCGAGGATCCGGCTAGCGAGAAGTATGTGGCTAACAAGATGGTCGCCTGCCGGGAGGTGGGCATCTCCAGTGAGACCAAGAGGTTGCCTGCCTCCACCACgcaggaggagctgctgcAACTGATTGCCGATTTGAACAAGGATCCCCAGGTGACGGGGATACTAGTGCAGTTGCCGGTGCCAGAGCACATCAACGAGCGCACCATCTGCAATGCCGTCGATGTGGACAAGGATGTGGATGGCTTCAATGAGGTCAACATCGGACGCACGGCCCTGGACATGGAGGCCAATATTCCGGCCACGCCGCTGGGAGTCAAGCGGTTGTTGGAGCATATGAAAATCGAAACACTCGGTCGTAACGCCGTGGTGGTGGGACGCTCCAAGAATGTCAGTCTACCGATGGCCATCCTGCTGCACGCGGATGGCAAGTATGCCACCAAGGCAATGGATGCCACGGTGACCATCTGCCACAGGTATACACCGCCCAAGGAACTGGCTCGCCATTGCCGGCAGGCGGATATCATTGTGGTCGCAGTGGGCAAGCCGGGTTTGATCACCAAGGACATGGTTAAGCCTGGAGCCTGTGTCATCGATGTGGGCATCAACCGCATCAAGGACGAGAGCACTGGCCAGTTTAAGCTGGTCGGAGACGTGGACTTCGAAG AAGTTCGCCAGGTCGCCGGCCACATCACTCCTGTGCCCGGCGGAGTTGGTCCCATGACGGTGGCCATGCTGATGCACAACACGCTGAAGGCGGCAAGGAAGCAGTTCGACGATCGCAAGTCCTCCTGA
- the LOC117146015 gene encoding bifunctional methylenetetrahydrofolate dehydrogenase/cyclohydrolase, mitochondrial isoform X2: MLRRSIGSISVLASRNYAGKSNFSNMAQIINGKAIAQEVRTQLAHELKEMEAAGYPKPHLTAVIVGEDPASEKYVANKMVACREVGISSETKRLPASTTQEELLQLIADLNKDPQVTGILVQLPVPEHINERTICNAVDVDKDVDGFNEVNIGRTALDMEANIPATPLGVKRLLEHMKIETLGRNAVVVGRSKNVSLPMAILLHADGKYATKAMDATVTICHRYTPPKELARHCRQADIIVVAVGKPGLITKDMVKPGACVIDVGINRIKDESTGQFKLVGDVDFEEVRQVAGHITPVPGGVGPMTVAMLMHNTLKAARKQFDDRKSS, from the exons ATGTTGCGACGTTCTATAGGATCCATTTCGGTCTTGGCTTCCCGAAATTACGCCGGAAAGTCTAACTTCAG CAACATGGCTCAAATCATCAATGGCAAGGCCATAGCCCAGGAGGTGCGCACCCAACTAGCACACGAGCTCAAGGAAATGGAGGCTGCTGGCTATCCGAAGCCCCACCTCACGGCCGTCATTGTGGGCGAGGATCCGGCTAGCGAGAAGTATGTGGCTAACAAGATGGTCGCCTGCCGGGAGGTGGGCATCTCCAGTGAGACCAAGAGGTTGCCTGCCTCCACCACgcaggaggagctgctgcAACTGATTGCCGATTTGAACAAGGATCCCCAGGTGACGGGGATACTAGTGCAGTTGCCGGTGCCAGAGCACATCAACGAGCGCACCATCTGCAATGCCGTCGATGTGGACAAGGATGTGGATGGCTTCAATGAGGTCAACATCGGACGCACGGCCCTGGACATGGAGGCCAATATTCCGGCCACGCCGCTGGGAGTCAAGCGGTTGTTGGAGCATATGAAAATCGAAACACTCGGTCGTAACGCCGTGGTGGTGGGACGCTCCAAGAATGTCAGTCTACCGATGGCCATCCTGCTGCACGCGGATGGCAAGTATGCCACCAAGGCAATGGATGCCACGGTGACCATCTGCCACAGGTATACACCGCCCAAGGAACTGGCTCGCCATTGCCGGCAGGCGGATATCATTGTGGTCGCAGTGGGCAAGCCGGGTTTGATCACCAAGGACATGGTTAAGCCTGGAGCCTGTGTCATCGATGTGGGCATCAACCGCATCAAGGACGAGAGCACTGGCCAGTTTAAGCTGGTCGGAGACGTGGACTTCGAAG AAGTTCGCCAGGTCGCCGGCCACATCACTCCTGTGCCCGGCGGAGTTGGTCCCATGACGGTGGCCATGCTGATGCACAACACGCTGAAGGCGGCAAGGAAGCAGTTCGACGATCGCAAGTCCTCCTGA